AACTCATATATTGAAAGATATCTAGAAGAAAAAGCCTGCATTGAATAAACCTAGAAAAGATAATCTCTGTTttatggtttgtgaaaagcttTGAAATAACAAATTTAAATGACCTAACCTTAAAGATGCTCAGCGTtctgttttttaaatgtaattgttGGAGCCTTTTTCTTTAGCTCTTTGGTCCTGGCCCAGACCTTGGGGAAACTACCTTCTTTGGTATGATTAATAGGTATCTGTAGCTCTGCCCAGCAGGAGGGGGCTTATAGAGCCCTGAGTGAGAATTTGTTTGAGGAAACAATTAGTTGGTTTTGAGTTGTTGATAGAGAGCGATATAGCTTTCaaccacacactgctgctgGCACGGTGGTTACGTATGATTAATTAAAGTTTTTGATAGCCACCACAGTCATGAAACACCTCTTTTTTTTGCATTGCATTGGTTAAATAGGTTCTGGATGTCATTTGAACTTCCTTTCTTTTGaggcttttcacaaaacatAACTCACCACAAACATGTATTATTATCACTACTACTTGTATGAAGTTAACACTTCTGTGCTTTCTATTTAGGTGAGGTTATGTCTTCTTCTGAGAACCGTTTGAAGGGTAACATTACCTGGTATACGAGTACTTGTTGTTTCCTCTGTTGTTTTGAAGCTTAACTACAGGCTGCAGAAgacaggaaaacaaaatatgaaTTCATTTATATTTACTGCTCAAATATAATTCACTACTGGATAATACTTCATTTGCACATGTAAGATCTATTGTTGTCCTAACACCCTGTATCGCCCTAAAACTTTTTCTCTTGAAGCTCTCCTTTGGCATTCGATATTCCCATTTGTTTCTCTCACCTTCCTACAGGTGGTAATCATCCTTTGTTCTTCTTTGGCTGAGGTTATCATAGGAATGCGGCACACCCCCTCATAAATGTCATTTCGCATCTGAGGGACACCAGAACCATTACATTCTCCATCAATATATCAATGAAAAAACAAATAGGACTGATATgacaaaaaacacagacaaatctTTAGAAGTAGATTGAGGAATTGTTACATACAGCATTTTATTCAATACATGGATTCTGATTATTATAAGGGTATGGATAAAGAACACCCAATTCCACTGCAACACTAAACAGATGAAGCGAAAAAGTACCTGCATGGTAGCGAGGCAGTGTTGGACCAGCCCCTGGACCCTGTAGTACTGAGCCTCTTTCAGAActtcctccagctctctgtgtGCGTCAGGGAGAGGCACTGAGCCATCCCGTAAGAAGTTCAAaaccaatccaaaatggcgCCCACACCTATCCAACACTATCCAGCCTAGAATAAAACCATATGAAATGTTTCTTTCTTGTAACTGTCAACAATCAGCACTGTTTTTCTAATCCCAAAGTGTGAGCTCTGGTAGCAGGATATGTCACATACCTTCTGAATCTATAGCGACATCGGTTCCTCCATCACACATGCTCCTCAGCAAGCTTTCCTCTTTGCTCAGGGTTTGTACCGTGGTATAATGCAGGGAGCCCCCCACGTTCAACTTGATATACTTGCTCCTTGCCAGTGctccaccactctccttctcctcatagCCCTGACTGGCAGATCCCTGACTGGCAGATCCCTGACTGGCAGATCCCTGACTGGCAGAGCCCTGACTGGCAGATCCCTGACTGGCAGAGCCCTGACTGGCAGAGCCCTGACTGGCAGAGCCCTGACTGGCAGACAGAGGAACAGGGACTGGGGAAGTTGCCATCCTCTGAGCTGAAGCCTCAGCAGACATAGCAACTCATGAAGCTACAGATTCCTGAATGGAAAAAAAAGGTACAGATAAGAGACCATCATAACATGTCAACAGGGTTTAGATAGGAGACCATCTTAACATAACATGTCAACAGGGTTTAGATAGGAGACCATCTTAACATAACATGTCAACAGGGTTTAGATAGGAGACCATCTTAACATACCATGTCAACAGGGTGTTGATAGGAGACCATCTTAACATAACATGTCAACAGGGTTTAGATAGGAGACTATCTTAACATAACATGTCAACAGGGTTTAGATAGGAGACCATCTTAACATAACATATCAACAGGGTTTAGATAGGAGACCATCTTAACATAACATGTCAACAGGGTTTAGATAGGAGACCatcttacagtttttctccattgctttggctcaattcttgaaacagaaatcaCATTCTCAAAGCTCTAAGTGCATTTGGCAAAATGGCCTGTATGGCTCAGCACAACTACAGAGATCACCTTAAAAAGGTGAGATCTCatccaaaacagttaactcatgcttcaaaaccaaatcattttctcatacaAATCAGTCAGTGctaccaaaatgaaaagttccttctcgattgctgtGGATTTCTCTCGAAAAAAAGACATTCTCAAAGCTTTAAATACAGTTGCCAAATTAACctagatggttcagcaaaacaccatggcaCACTTGCAAAAGGTCATTTCTCTCCCaaaacagacaattcatcagtcaaaatgtaaaccttttctcatacaaatagtcagtgccacCAAAAtaaaaagtccctttggcattgtgtaaacactgcgggtcaaaatgtttagatgttttgtcagtatggcagtggaccttagaaatatccctcatgtgcactgtcCTACAGTtactggccgggtttcccagattcgttaagaagctcttcgcgttaagagcttcttaagagggTTCTAAGAGCTTTCTAGAGCGTTCTAGAACGCTggggtatgtgtttgtttgtgcgtatcacatgtaacttttaaattccAATTAAAGCTTCTATATATGAACAATTCCCCATTTAgattttacaaataaagtaaacctgttacagTATATTGTTATTGCTATAGTTTCCATTACTAGTTGGTGACCACGGGGGACGGGGCATTTTCAcgttgttgctaatgctctgacattctgattttACGtcagatgccatcaagcgggatctctagtcgtagtcagtccttcactaaccaatcagcattcattaccagaatgctagcgtgttatggccaacaacgactcaccctttAAGAAATAGAAAGGACATAAGtgctcgttcattcaactttcgacctataatccacgTTGAATTTATAAAAACTACAATAAAATCTGAAATTTCTCAACGACACtcaggtgaaagagacaaatgtagccgtttagctccatagactcccattcattctgcactcaacCGCGATCACTCACAGTgaaactctggtggaactgcaacaaaattcggtacaatggggcttaatagggagtggcaaagGCTCTCTTTAAACAGTCTCTGCTGCAgaggcgaatctaggttccaaCTTTgaggggctaagcccctagataaaacctattatttttcctgcgacccagcaaaactagagtctgggggcatgttcccccaatataaatctttgaaaatatccttttaaatagtgtcctctagtgggttttaggaagagaaattaacacatttagatttaaaatatgactcttttgccccccccccaaatagggCTAGACACGCCCATGCTCTGCTGATTGATCTGGACTCCGAGCTATGTAAACTCTAACATTCTGTACTGGTTGCGTTTGCACCATCTAGCGATCATTGTGTCAGTAACAGAGTCTGAATACCCAACTCCGCCATAGGTAAACCCACAGCGCGCTTAATTATATCTCTACTTTCTGGATGAAATATACAGTACCCAGTTTAGCTCAAATGTACTTTGTACGATTTAATGTTCAACGTACAATACAATATACCTACAGAACAATTCGGCTAGGTGTTAGGCTAGCTTGTTTGCTTTATTGACACTATAGCAACAACGGTTCGCTCTTTCGGTCAGTTCAATCACATTGCCTGCGCGAACGTAATGTGGTCGCATTCTATTGAAAATGTGTGATTGGTTTCATATCACCAACTGCATTAacactacatttagtcatttgaacTAGGTTTGTCTAGCTAGCTAATCGTTGATATGAAATACTAAAAACCTCAACTCAATTTGCTTGGCCTATATTCATTCTAAAATTTGAATTATTTTCACATGTATTCACTTTCTTAATTTAAGTTGCCATAGAGCTAAACTGTCCATTGCGCATCGTCTTCTTCCTGTTTCATTGACAAACAATCGACGTGTAAACGCTGATCAGATCAGTGATTTTAGAATCCTGCCGCTCCGGTATCATGAACGGTTTCGAGACCCGGTCCAACTCCACCACAGTTAAGGCCAAGGGTTCCTGGGAGCCCAAATGTGACCCATTCTCAATGCATAGGTAGACTCGGTAAGAAGTTAACTACAGTAGTTGCCATATTtttagctagctaaagagcctGCTACATACTGCTACTCACGTAGCCTACTAGCTGGCCTATCTGTAAGTTAACGTTAGACTACTCACCAAACCAGGCCAGCAAAGTCGCTGCAAGTGTCCTGCTGTGGAAACGTTTGAATGTAAATGCTGAGAAGCTTAGGTTAACTAACTAGTTATAATACACAGTACAAAGCAAACTGCAAGCTGTCGTTGTTGACTGTGCATGTAACTGAATGTCTACTTCTCGTTTTACGGCATCCAGTTTATTGGTGCATTACCGCCACCTTTTGCTCTGGAGTATTTGTCAGACAGTGGCATTACAACATGATATCGTAGCCTAAAATTTCTCAGTCCCTTAAAGGAAAAACATCCCTATCGTTATTGTTACCCACCCTGCATCCACCTATACCTGCTTAAAACGTCACATTTCTCAAGTCAATAGAAATTAAATAACCGACCCGAAAAGGTGCATAAGTGCACAGTAAGTGCATACTAGTGCAGTGTcaattaatcatttagcagacactcttctcCAGAGCCCATGATGAAGtaggttacacacacagattcctagTATTACTAGATAAGGCCCAGTGGCCGTGATGCAGTCAGTGAGTAAGATGTCAGcgacacacacatatttcagtgacacacacaatatatataAATGCATATATACATAGTAttttgcattgtattttttatttaggtgaaAACACACCTAGTCTAATATTAACTCAGTGGGGTTGCAATTCCTTGCATGCCCTGTCCATGTTTCCCCCACCTGAGCAGCTTGTTCTTACATTAGTCTATTAACATTTAGCCTTCAGCCAAATGAGTATAAGCATTCTGGTAAATTTGTATTAGGCTATATTGGAATGTTTTCTGCTACATACTGTAGCTATAGCTCATGTTAATTCCTAATCCATTTGTGTTCATTCCTGAATGTTCTCCATTAATTCCCCCAAATTGCCCACTGATACCTGATAATTTATCTTTGATCATTTTTGTTCATTTACAAATAGTAAATagtagatggctgagcggtaagggagtcgggctactaatcagaaggttgcctgatcgattccccgccccgccaaatgacgttgtgtccttgggcagggggaatgtccctgtacttactgtaagtcgctctggataagggtgtctactaaatgtaaatgtaaatattccaCATGAATTCCCCCAAATTCTAAAATATTACCCCAAATTCCCATGAAAAGTTTCCAAGGCAGAAAATGTGCAGAATTTAAGGCAGGGCTCTATTAGGCTACTGGCGGTTAACCTTCTGATGTTTTTGATGTCGGATGTTCAAAAACAATATTGTAAAAGTTATAAATTCATGATTTTTTTGCATGAATCAGGACACAACTTCATGAAACCATTCAACAAATACTTTATTTTatattcattttctctctctcaaataaataatacattttctaCATTATACCGTATATATAATAAATAGTAATAAGAGCAGAATAAATGTACAATGCAACAGTCCCTAGGACTCGCAAGTTCACTGCTCAAACAATAAACTGTAAGAAATTAAAAAGCTAAAATTTTTATACTGCATACAGCAAGCAGCCAAGATAGCTATTTTCATCAACACAGTGCATGTACAACACCAAACCTGCATCAATAACAATGATACTTTTCACTTACCATAATCATAAAACATGATTCAGTACAAGCAGTAAAATATACAATCATTGCGTGCTATAGCGCGATGACATTCAGGCCTTCACCTTTTCTTCACATCAGTCGAAAACAGGTGAAAATACAATTTGAAACAGCAAAGAACAATCTGTATTGCTGGCTTTACACATAATTTACATTTCATGAAGGAAATACTATGGCAACAAGAGAAACATTTAGATACATTACATGATGCAATGTTACATTTTGGCACTGAATAGTCTACATACTTTATAGAGTCAACCTCAATATTTAACCAAGTATTTACATTCAATATTTTTGGGTGTTTTGTATGTGCGCAAGTGTGTCTGGGGTTGTGCGTGTGGTGAAATGATggcagagtgtgtatgtgtctgcattcctctctctcatttgaATTTTTTTAAAATTTCAGTGTAACCTTCATCACACAAAAGATGTACATAAAGTACCAGAACTGAATAATGTGTAAACCGTATATATGTAGATTTCTAATTGCCTCTATACACAATTATATCAATTCAAACAATGTGTAATTCACCTTCAACTGTCTTTTGATGCAATTTTCATTctttttcattctttctctttccattctctttcccctctctctctctctctctctctttctctctctctctctctctctctctctctctctctctctctctctctctctcttctctctctctctctctctctctctctctctctctctctctctctctctctctctctctctctctctctctctctctctctctctatctctatcatCTTACTTGTTGTAAGGCACCAGTCCTAATGTGAGACGAAGTTGGAATGTGAATATGAGCACAACACTGAAGGACAGCCGTTAAGTACACAAATGTTAAAACGCAAGCTCAGACCATCAATACAAAGCAAGATGGGGAGATTGGTGGGATGGAGGAAAAGGATTCACAGTTAAAGTTGTACACTTGTAAAGAACAGGTAGGACATGGAGAGGGCAGGCTTGAGATGAAGGGATAAAAATAAGCCATCCAAGAAAATGAAAGTTGTCTCCCAGTTTTTTTCCATATTAAATAGACACTTCATATTCTCGTGTATCCTgggaaacaaacaaaacaaaacagtttaTTTAGAATGTTGAAATATGTTAATGAACAATTTCTGATTTGCTGTGTACTAAAGGAATAGTTAAAGGTTTCCCATGTAAATAACCAATAGCTTTAGGTTTATGTAAGTTTAAGTTAACAAAGGGTAACAACATTTTAGCTAGATCAATCTACATCTATGACTTTATGTTATTATTTAATACATTCTATCAATTGACAGAAGTCAGAACGTATCTTTTGGATAAGTAtaccagggctgcgtttcccgaaagcatatCAAGCGTAAATCGATCGTAGAATCCACCATACaacgaatcttagttttacgggccgttcccaaagatattg
Above is a window of Hypomesus transpacificus isolate Combined female chromosome 17, fHypTra1, whole genome shotgun sequence DNA encoding:
- the kctd13 gene encoding BTB/POZ domain-containing adapter for CUL3-mediated RhoA degradation protein 1 isoform X1, with translation MSAEASAQRMATSPVPVPLSASQGSASQGSASQGSASQGSASQGSASQGSASQGSASQGSASQGYEEKESGGALARSKYIKLNVGGSLHYTTVQTLSKEESLLRSMCDGGTDVAIDSEGWIVLDRCGRHFGLVLNFLRDGSVPLPDAHRELEEVLKEAQYYRVQGLVQHCLATMQMRNDIYEGVCRIPMITSAKEEQRMITTCRKPVVKLQNNRGNNKYSYTSNSDDNLLKNIELFDKLGLRFNGRVLFVKDVLGDEICCWSFYGEGRKIAEVCCTSIVYATEKKQTKVEFPEARIFEETLNILIYENGRSGPGGVGLLESGGSGSSPRAGQLEEDGAGVAGGDKGAGMAGGDRRVRRIHVRRHIMHDERGHGQQTVYKD
- the kctd13 gene encoding BTB/POZ domain-containing adapter for CUL3-mediated RhoA degradation protein 1 isoform X2; its protein translation is MSAEASAQRMATSPVPVPLSASQGSASQGSASQGSASQGSASQGSASQGSASQGYEEKESGGALARSKYIKLNVGGSLHYTTVQTLSKEESLLRSMCDGGTDVAIDSEGWIVLDRCGRHFGLVLNFLRDGSVPLPDAHRELEEVLKEAQYYRVQGLVQHCLATMQMRNDIYEGVCRIPMITSAKEEQRMITTCRKPVVKLQNNRGNNKYSYTSNSDDNLLKNIELFDKLGLRFNGRVLFVKDVLGDEICCWSFYGEGRKIAEVCCTSIVYATEKKQTKVEFPEARIFEETLNILIYENGRSGPGGVGLLESGGSGSSPRAGQLEEDGAGVAGGDKGAGMAGGDRRVRRIHVRRHIMHDERGHGQQTVYKD